A section of the Marinoscillum sp. 108 genome encodes:
- the ettA gene encoding energy-dependent translational throttle protein EttA gives MSDEKIIFSMAGVNKIYPPKKQVLKNIYLSFFYGAKIGVLGLNGSGKSSLLRIIAGVDQDYQGEVVFSPGFSVGLLEQEPKLDPDKTVKEVISEAVTEVTELLKAYDEINMKFGDPEILDNPDKMNKLIEKQGEVQDKLDQMGAWELDSKLERAMDALRTPPEDAIIKNLSGGEKRRVALCRLLLQEPDVLLLDEPTNHLDAESVHWLEQHLQQYKGTVIAVTHDRYFLDNVAGWILELDRGEGIPWKGNYSSWLDQKQKRLAQEEKSESKRQKTLERELEWVRMTPKGRQAKAKARLSAYDKLLGEEGAQKESQLELYIPPGPRLGAKVIEANGVSKSYGDKLLFDNLTFSLPQGGIVGVVGPNGAGKTTLFNLITGREQPDAGTFEVGTTVKMAYVDQEHNDLKPDDTVFQAISGGNEIIHLGEKEMNARAYVSRFNFSGSDQTKKVGVLSGGERNRAHLAITLKQGANLVLLDEPTNDLDVNTLRALEEALENFAGCAVVISHDRWFLDRICTHILAYEGDSQVYWFEGNFTDYEENRKKRLGDQAPKRIKYRKLK, from the coding sequence ATGTCAGACGAAAAAATAATCTTTTCAATGGCGGGGGTAAACAAGATTTACCCTCCAAAGAAACAGGTACTGAAAAATATCTATCTATCCTTTTTCTACGGTGCGAAGATAGGAGTGTTGGGATTAAATGGATCAGGAAAATCTTCCTTATTGCGAATCATTGCCGGAGTAGACCAGGATTATCAGGGTGAAGTAGTGTTTTCGCCGGGATTTAGCGTGGGTTTGCTGGAGCAGGAGCCCAAACTGGATCCGGACAAAACAGTGAAAGAAGTGATCAGCGAGGCGGTCACAGAGGTCACTGAGCTTTTGAAGGCCTATGATGAGATCAATATGAAATTTGGTGATCCTGAAATATTGGATAACCCTGATAAGATGAATAAGCTGATCGAAAAGCAGGGTGAGGTGCAGGATAAGCTGGATCAGATGGGCGCCTGGGAGCTGGACAGCAAACTGGAGCGGGCCATGGATGCGCTACGAACGCCACCTGAAGATGCCATTATTAAGAATCTGTCTGGTGGAGAGAAACGTCGGGTAGCCCTTTGCCGGCTGCTACTTCAGGAGCCTGATGTGCTGCTGCTGGATGAGCCTACCAACCACCTCGATGCTGAGTCAGTGCACTGGCTGGAGCAACACCTTCAGCAGTATAAGGGCACAGTGATTGCCGTCACTCACGACAGGTATTTTCTGGACAACGTGGCTGGGTGGATTTTGGAACTGGACAGAGGGGAAGGAATTCCATGGAAAGGAAACTACAGCAGCTGGCTGGATCAGAAGCAAAAGCGTCTGGCTCAGGAAGAGAAATCAGAATCTAAGCGACAAAAAACCCTTGAGCGCGAACTGGAATGGGTTCGAATGACCCCAAAAGGACGGCAAGCCAAAGCCAAAGCCAGACTGTCAGCATACGACAAACTCCTGGGCGAAGAGGGCGCACAGAAGGAATCTCAGTTGGAACTTTACATCCCACCAGGCCCCCGATTGGGTGCTAAAGTGATTGAAGCAAATGGAGTGTCCAAGTCGTATGGAGACAAGCTTTTATTCGATAACCTGACTTTCAGCCTGCCTCAAGGTGGCATTGTGGGGGTAGTAGGCCCCAATGGAGCCGGTAAGACCACCCTGTTCAACCTGATCACTGGCAGGGAGCAACCCGATGCTGGCACATTCGAAGTAGGAACGACCGTGAAGATGGCTTATGTAGATCAGGAGCACAATGACCTTAAACCGGATGATACGGTGTTTCAGGCTATCTCCGGTGGCAATGAGATCATTCATCTTGGAGAAAAGGAAATGAATGCCAGGGCTTACGTCAGCCGATTTAACTTTTCAGGTTCAGACCAGACCAAAAAGGTGGGCGTATTGTCAGGAGGGGAGCGTAATAGAGCGCACCTGGCCATCACACTGAAGCAGGGTGCCAACCTTGTCTTACTGGATGAGCCTACCAACGATCTGGATGTGAATACGCTCCGTGCCCTGGAAGAAGCTTTGGAAAACTTTGCGGGATGTGCGGTAGTCATCTCCCACGATAGGTGGTTTCTGGATAGAATATGCACGCATATACTGGCTTATGAAGGCGATTCTCAGGTGTACTGGTTTGAAGGCAACTTCACCGATTACGAGGAGAATAGAAAGAAAAGGCTAGGGGATCAGGCACCAAAAAGGATCAAGTATAGAAAGCTGAAGTAA
- a CDS encoding zinc ribbon domain-containing protein codes for MKKKECPSCAMEVPAKSKECPICGYEFADFSPAYKWVAILLIVMMLLYLVF; via the coding sequence ATGAAAAAGAAAGAATGCCCTTCCTGCGCTATGGAAGTGCCTGCTAAAAGCAAGGAATGCCCCATTTGTGGGTATGAGTTTGCTGATTTCAGTCCTGCATACAAATGGGTAGCTATTCTGCTTATTGTGATGATGTTGCTCTACCTGGTGTTCTGA
- a CDS encoding DUF72 domain-containing protein, whose protein sequence is MKFGSVDNPALVDFTLPADHPGTERVLTSKGGAGLSEIYVGCAKWNKGDLKKFYPKGVKDELAYYAQQFNSVELNATFYNNYGPEQIEKWNEKVPDGFKFFPKVSRYISHIKRLNAVGVYVNDFCQNISTFGPHLGMAFLQVHDNFSPKNKDRISEFMDVWSWDIPLAVELRNTDWFNDEEASEWIYDLFEKYEVSNIVTDTAGRRDLLHMRLTSPVAFVRYVGANHESDYQRLDDWIARIKIWKAQGLEKLYFFVHQNLEKASPFLSAYFLEQFNKEFGTDLPLPELGEQAQGNLF, encoded by the coding sequence ATGAAATTTGGAAGCGTAGACAACCCCGCTCTTGTAGATTTTACCTTGCCTGCTGACCATCCTGGCACGGAGCGGGTGCTGACTAGTAAGGGGGGTGCCGGACTGTCCGAAATTTATGTGGGTTGTGCCAAGTGGAACAAAGGAGACCTGAAGAAATTTTATCCAAAAGGAGTAAAGGATGAATTGGCTTACTATGCCCAGCAGTTTAACTCAGTAGAACTCAATGCCACTTTCTACAATAACTATGGCCCCGAGCAGATCGAGAAGTGGAATGAAAAAGTTCCGGATGGCTTTAAGTTTTTCCCTAAGGTATCTCGCTACATCAGTCACATCAAGCGACTGAACGCCGTGGGCGTTTATGTGAATGATTTCTGTCAAAATATTTCCACATTTGGTCCGCACCTGGGGATGGCCTTTTTACAGGTGCATGATAATTTTTCCCCTAAAAATAAAGATCGGATCAGCGAGTTTATGGACGTATGGTCATGGGATATTCCGCTGGCAGTGGAGCTCAGGAACACGGATTGGTTCAATGATGAAGAGGCCAGTGAGTGGATTTATGATCTCTTTGAAAAATATGAAGTGTCCAATATTGTCACGGACACGGCTGGGAGAAGAGATCTGCTGCACATGCGCCTGACCTCACCGGTGGCCTTCGTGCGGTATGTAGGCGCTAATCACGAGAGTGACTATCAGCGATTAGACGATTGGATAGCCCGCATCAAAATCTGGAAAGCGCAGGGACTGGAGAAGCTCTACTTTTTTGTTCACCAAAACCTTGAAAAGGCTTCCCCATTCCTGTCGGCCTATTTTCTTGAGCAATTCAATAAAGAATTTGGAACAGATCTCCCGCTCCCTGAGTTGGGAGAGCAGGCACAGGGAAATTTATTTTAA
- a CDS encoding M28 family peptidase, producing the protein MKKALFLILFLPLGVFGQDHTAMIKKIYDHQLSESPVYENLRALCKEIGPRLSGSPQAAAAVEYTRQLMVDYGFDTVYLQPVMVPKWVRGSTEIARITNSDKVGTRELRTVALGNSVGTGPAGVLAEVVEVKSIEEVNALGKAVAGKIVFYNGEMDPTLVNTFQAYGSAVVQRAYGASEAGKFGAKAVIVRSMTNRRDDIPHTGSLVYRPLMPQIPALAISTNDADLLSDLLQDQKDLKIYVETHCELQEDVLSYNVIGEIKGAEFPDEIIVVGGHLDSWDVGEGAHDDGGGCMMSIEVGRTFLALGIRPKHTIRIVMFMNEENGLRGGKEYARVAKEKGEKHIAGLESDSGAFGPMGFSSMGEETSRDKIKSWKPYFLPYFVWNFDKVGSGADISPLEDQGVFLMEMEPNPQKYFNYHHTEADVFEAVDKRELELGAGTMTAMTYLIDQEGLK; encoded by the coding sequence ATGAAAAAAGCACTCTTCCTTATTCTCTTCCTACCTCTAGGTGTTTTTGGTCAGGACCATACGGCCATGATCAAAAAAATATACGACCATCAGCTTTCTGAAAGCCCCGTATATGAAAACCTAAGGGCACTTTGTAAAGAGATTGGGCCAAGGCTGTCAGGCTCACCCCAGGCAGCAGCCGCAGTGGAATACACCCGCCAGTTGATGGTAGACTATGGCTTTGATACGGTGTATTTACAGCCTGTGATGGTTCCGAAATGGGTGCGGGGAAGCACAGAAATCGCCAGAATCACCAATTCTGACAAGGTCGGTACACGAGAATTAAGAACCGTGGCACTGGGTAACTCAGTAGGCACCGGTCCCGCGGGCGTTTTGGCTGAGGTAGTAGAGGTAAAGAGCATCGAGGAAGTCAATGCTCTAGGCAAAGCGGTGGCAGGTAAGATAGTTTTCTATAATGGCGAGATGGACCCTACCCTCGTCAACACCTTTCAGGCCTACGGTAGTGCAGTGGTACAGCGGGCCTATGGTGCGTCTGAAGCCGGGAAGTTTGGTGCAAAGGCAGTGATTGTAAGATCCATGACCAATCGTAGAGACGACATTCCCCACACTGGCTCACTGGTGTACAGACCACTCATGCCGCAAATACCAGCATTGGCCATCAGCACCAACGATGCAGATTTGCTCAGCGATTTACTGCAAGATCAGAAAGATTTGAAAATATATGTGGAAACCCACTGTGAATTGCAGGAAGATGTGCTCTCATACAATGTGATTGGTGAAATCAAAGGCGCTGAATTCCCTGATGAAATCATTGTGGTAGGCGGCCATCTGGACTCCTGGGATGTGGGAGAAGGAGCCCATGACGATGGCGGAGGATGTATGATGTCTATAGAAGTAGGTCGCACTTTTCTTGCTTTAGGCATCCGACCAAAACACACCATCAGGATCGTGATGTTTATGAATGAAGAAAATGGACTAAGGGGTGGAAAAGAATATGCTAGGGTGGCCAAAGAAAAAGGAGAGAAACACATTGCCGGTCTGGAATCGGATTCGGGAGCTTTTGGTCCTATGGGCTTTTCCTCCATGGGAGAAGAGACGTCAAGAGATAAAATCAAGAGCTGGAAACCCTATTTCCTACCCTATTTTGTCTGGAATTTTGATAAAGTGGGAAGTGGTGCAGACATCAGCCCCCTTGAGGATCAGGGAGTGTTTTTGATGGAGATGGAGCCCAATCCTCAAAAATACTTCAACTATCATCACACAGAAGCGGATGTATTTGAGGCGGTGGACAAACGAGAGCTCGAACTTGGTGCTGGCACCATGACCGCCATGACCTACCTGATCGATCAGGAAGGGTTAAAATAA
- the arsM gene encoding arsenosugar biosynthesis arsenite methyltransferase ArsM, with translation MEYLEVTKDIYKQAAITPDVGLCCTTTPIGAFPGLEIPKIMQQMNYGCGSTVHPRDLINDPRILYVGVGGGMELLQFAYFSRQRGGVIGVDIVDEMLEASRKNFKIAEQENPWFQENFVDLRKGDALNLPVEDSTIDVAAQNCLFNIFHEEDLKKALEEMYRVLKPHGRLVLSDPVSESSMPEALKNDPKLRGLCLSGALPLKDYIKLITDAGFGTIEIRAKRPYRILDSKNYDTSETIFIESVEVCAIKDPMPADGPCVFTGKTAIYFGDQEYFDDHNGHVMTPNQPLAVCDKTAQNLAALKRDDIYLSESTYHYDGGGCC, from the coding sequence ATGGAATACTTAGAAGTAACCAAAGACATCTACAAACAAGCGGCCATCACCCCTGATGTAGGACTGTGCTGTACGACCACCCCTATTGGGGCATTTCCGGGGCTGGAAATCCCAAAAATCATGCAGCAGATGAACTATGGATGTGGGAGCACAGTACACCCCCGCGACCTCATCAATGATCCGAGAATCCTCTACGTTGGTGTAGGCGGAGGCATGGAGCTGTTGCAGTTCGCCTACTTTAGCCGTCAGAGAGGTGGTGTCATAGGTGTGGACATTGTGGATGAAATGCTGGAAGCCAGCAGAAAAAACTTCAAAATAGCCGAGCAGGAAAATCCTTGGTTTCAGGAAAACTTTGTGGACTTACGCAAGGGTGATGCGCTTAATCTGCCAGTAGAAGACTCCACGATTGATGTGGCTGCTCAAAACTGCCTCTTCAATATTTTTCATGAAGAAGATCTTAAGAAAGCACTGGAGGAAATGTATCGGGTACTGAAGCCTCATGGGCGATTGGTGCTTTCTGATCCGGTCAGCGAATCATCCATGCCTGAGGCATTGAAAAATGATCCCAAACTGAGAGGACTCTGTCTGAGTGGGGCGCTACCCCTAAAAGATTATATCAAGCTAATTACCGATGCTGGTTTTGGAACGATCGAGATTCGCGCCAAGCGCCCGTATCGAATCCTTGACTCCAAGAATTACGATACCTCGGAGACTATCTTCATCGAAAGTGTGGAGGTTTGCGCCATCAAAGACCCTATGCCTGCGGATGGACCGTGCGTTTTTACTGGCAAAACGGCTATCTATTTTGGAGACCAGGAATACTTTGATGACCACAATGGTCACGTGATGACTCCCAACCAGCCGCTGGCGGTATGTGACAAAACAGCCCAAAATTTGGCCGCATTGAAGCGGGATGACATTTACCTCTCCGAAAGCACCTATCACTACGATGGAGGGGGATGTTGCTAA
- the arsS gene encoding arsenosugar biosynthesis radical SAM (seleno)protein ArsS (Some members of this family are selenoproteins.) has product MNLATLKRQNHNLANTNRQIEILDDHEAIGIPSFQEKLQNIDLFPLKSTGIEIFQINVGKMCNQVCKHCHVDAGPDRQEIMTKETMQQILDALRGTEVKTVDLTGGAPEMNPDFRWFVEEITAMGKSVIVRCNLTIILANPKYHDLPDFFKKHKVNVVSSLPYFAAKRTNAQRGEGVFEKSIKALQMLNEVGYGMPGSNLKLVLVYNPSGAFLPGDQAELEQQFKQKLLELYEVQFNELFAITNLPISRFLDYLITSENYEDYMHELVNAFNPAAASGVMCRNTLSISWDGYLYDCDFNQMLDLKLEDVPVHISDFDLISTNERTIRISQHCFGCTAGAGSSCGGVTT; this is encoded by the coding sequence ATGAATTTAGCAACACTCAAGCGACAAAACCATAACCTTGCTAACACCAATCGGCAGATTGAAATTCTGGACGATCATGAAGCGATAGGCATTCCCAGCTTTCAGGAAAAGCTGCAAAACATTGACCTGTTTCCACTCAAGTCTACGGGAATAGAAATATTTCAAATCAACGTAGGGAAGATGTGCAACCAGGTGTGCAAACACTGCCATGTAGATGCCGGGCCTGACCGGCAGGAGATCATGACCAAAGAGACCATGCAGCAAATCCTGGATGCCCTCAGGGGCACAGAGGTGAAAACGGTAGACCTGACCGGTGGTGCTCCTGAGATGAACCCTGACTTCCGGTGGTTTGTGGAGGAAATAACGGCCATGGGAAAATCCGTGATTGTGCGATGCAACCTGACCATCATTCTCGCTAATCCTAAGTATCACGACCTGCCAGATTTTTTCAAAAAACACAAAGTAAACGTGGTTTCCTCACTCCCCTACTTTGCCGCCAAACGCACCAATGCACAGCGCGGAGAGGGAGTATTTGAAAAGTCCATCAAGGCACTGCAGATGCTCAATGAGGTGGGCTACGGAATGCCTGGTTCCAACCTCAAACTGGTTCTGGTGTACAACCCATCCGGGGCTTTTCTACCTGGAGACCAGGCCGAGCTTGAGCAGCAGTTCAAACAAAAACTTTTAGAGTTATACGAAGTTCAGTTCAACGAGCTTTTCGCCATCACCAACTTGCCCATCAGTCGTTTTTTGGACTACCTGATCACTTCTGAAAACTACGAGGACTATATGCACGAGCTCGTCAATGCCTTTAATCCGGCAGCTGCGAGTGGCGTGATGTGCAGAAACACACTCAGCATCAGCTGGGATGGATACCTCTACGATTGTGACTTTAATCAGATGCTGGACCTGAAGCTCGAAGACGTGCCTGTTCACATTTCAGATTTTGATTTGATCTCCACCAACGAGCGCACCATACGCATCAGCCAGCATTGCTTTGGCTGCACAGCCGGAGCAGGCTCCAGCTGTGGGGGAGTCACTACGTAA
- a CDS encoding arsenosugar biosynthesis-associated peroxidase-like protein — protein MKETYYNREDLGKFGNITEFQQELGDKFFDYYGSVFAPGALTAREKSLIALAVAHAIQCPYCIDAYTSDTLKKGVDEEQMMEAIHVAAAIRGGASLVHGVQMMNQVKDKMM, from the coding sequence ATGAAAGAGACTTATTATAACCGCGAAGACCTTGGGAAATTTGGCAACATCACAGAATTTCAACAGGAATTAGGAGATAAATTTTTCGACTATTATGGAAGCGTTTTCGCCCCGGGAGCTTTGACTGCCAGAGAAAAATCACTGATCGCACTGGCCGTAGCCCACGCCATCCAGTGCCCCTATTGTATTGACGCCTATACGTCCGACACCCTAAAAAAAGGGGTGGACGAAGAGCAAATGATGGAAGCCATACATGTAGCTGCTGCCATACGTGGTGGAGCCTCGCTGGTGCATGGTGTGCAAATGATGAATCAGGTGAAAGACAAAATGATGTAA
- a CDS encoding DUF2064 domain-containing protein, whose amino-acid sequence MKTSTAILLFTRREKDEIRSKSLHPTPKVIRYFQNRTRNLISKTNLPVFEKVDMEPTQGPIEVRFFLAIKEVFDQGFENVIVVGNDCPQLKSADLILANELLLSRDLVIGPDSHGGAYLIGISKKIFHKDWLVNLPWHTNRFCEVLSSVSENAAHLEPLSDINRPEDFVEVLKTKIRRSILLPLLHLLGQIFLPAVWSFSCKPRLLVANLPLRAPPSH is encoded by the coding sequence ATGAAAACCAGTACGGCCATATTACTCTTTACCCGAAGGGAAAAAGATGAAATCCGATCCAAATCGCTTCATCCCACCCCAAAGGTCATTAGGTATTTTCAGAACCGAACGAGAAACCTGATTTCCAAAACCAACCTGCCGGTATTTGAGAAAGTGGATATGGAGCCAACCCAAGGCCCCATAGAAGTCCGTTTTTTTCTAGCTATAAAAGAAGTATTCGATCAGGGTTTTGAAAACGTCATTGTGGTGGGCAACGATTGCCCCCAGTTGAAATCAGCTGATCTGATCCTTGCCAATGAGCTATTGCTCTCCCGCGACCTGGTCATCGGTCCTGATAGCCATGGCGGCGCCTACCTTATCGGTATCTCCAAAAAGATATTTCACAAGGATTGGCTGGTCAATCTGCCCTGGCACACCAACCGCTTCTGCGAGGTGCTTTCCTCCGTTTCGGAAAACGCCGCCCACCTGGAGCCGCTTTCAGACATTAACCGTCCGGAGGATTTTGTTGAGGTACTCAAAACCAAAATACGACGATCCATCCTGCTGCCTTTATTGCACTTGTTAGGTCAAATCTTTCTGCCAGCAGTCTGGTCATTTTCATGCAAGCCACGCCTCCTGGTCGCAAATCTCCCCTTACGAGCTCCCCCTTCCCACTAA
- a CDS encoding 3-phosphoshikimate 1-carboxyvinyltransferase — protein MKYLVKKFDQHLHGTVQLTSSKSESNRALLINALSGNQLQLHNLSAARDTQTMERLLKESGEVWDVLDAGTTMRFCTAFLAIKGSGQTITGTPRMCQRPIGVLVGALRKLGATIEYLGEDGYPPLKISGIKDQQTSLIEIPGNISSQFISALLMIGPSLPDGLTLRLTTEVFSKPYIEMTLDLMRRFGVESLWEGNEIKIAPQAYSSGAYTIESDWSGASYWYSLAALGMNSELTLLGLRSESLQGDQEIATIMEKLGIKTTYDNKGATLTQTGEVAGEIEINFKTCPDLAQTVMVTAAAKGVTLKMTGLESLRIKETDRIAAMQNELRKLGASLIEEGSTWTMIPGTLPVTVETIDTYDDHRMAMAFAPYCAINDITIDDPSVVQKSYPDFWKDFQSVGVVIEQI, from the coding sequence TTGAAATATCTCGTTAAGAAATTCGACCAACACCTCCACGGAACCGTGCAATTAACCTCTTCAAAGAGTGAAAGTAATCGGGCACTCCTCATCAATGCATTGAGCGGTAATCAGCTTCAGCTTCACAACCTGTCTGCAGCACGCGACACTCAGACCATGGAGCGTCTTTTGAAGGAATCAGGTGAGGTATGGGATGTATTGGATGCCGGCACCACCATGAGATTTTGCACTGCATTTTTAGCCATCAAGGGCTCCGGACAAACCATCACTGGCACTCCCAGAATGTGCCAGAGACCTATCGGAGTTTTAGTGGGTGCCTTAAGAAAGCTGGGAGCAACGATAGAATATCTTGGGGAAGATGGCTATCCGCCATTGAAAATCTCAGGAATAAAAGACCAACAAACCAGCCTGATAGAAATACCAGGCAACATCAGCAGCCAGTTTATCAGCGCCCTGCTCATGATCGGGCCAAGCCTACCCGACGGACTTACCCTACGACTCACCACCGAAGTATTCAGTAAGCCCTACATAGAAATGACCCTGGATCTGATGAGGCGATTTGGAGTAGAGTCACTGTGGGAAGGCAACGAAATCAAAATAGCCCCTCAGGCCTACTCATCAGGTGCCTACACCATAGAGAGTGATTGGTCAGGAGCGAGCTATTGGTACTCCCTGGCTGCGCTTGGGATGAATTCTGAACTTACACTTCTGGGTCTTCGATCGGAAAGTCTGCAGGGAGATCAGGAGATAGCCACCATCATGGAAAAACTGGGGATCAAAACCACATATGATAACAAAGGCGCTACCCTGACACAAACGGGTGAGGTCGCAGGAGAAATCGAAATAAACTTCAAAACCTGTCCCGATCTGGCCCAAACAGTGATGGTGACCGCTGCAGCGAAGGGAGTTACCCTGAAGATGACCGGACTGGAAAGTCTTCGCATCAAAGAAACGGACAGAATAGCGGCTATGCAAAATGAACTCCGAAAGCTTGGAGCGAGCCTGATCGAGGAAGGGAGTACATGGACGATGATCCCGGGAACCTTACCAGTGACCGTGGAGACGATCGACACTTATGATGATCACCGCATGGCCATGGCTTTTGCCCCGTATTGTGCCATCAACGATATCACCATAGATGACCCCTCCGTAGTTCAGAAATCTTACCCTGATTTTTGGAAGGACTTTCAGAGTGTGGGAGTAGTGATAGAACAAATCTGA
- the aroB gene encoding 3-dehydroquinate synthase has protein sequence MKIPAYITLTDDPANKLQSLLETFKPDKIAYLVDENTREHCLPLLRVGGDAEIIQIHSGEIFKNLNSCELIWAALTTSGFSRKSMLVNVGGGVIGDMGGFAASTYKRGIRFINIPTTLLAAVDANIGGKLGIDFRGFKNHIGVFNDPDAVVISDLFLKTLPERELRSGFAEVIKHGLIYDKDYFHQISQSSFPNLNWTEVIKRSVEIKSEVVAQDPREAGLRKILNFGHTLGHGIETWYLNSRQSLLHGEAISIGMILEGFLANKLEKLSISDLNEVSNYLISVFGKFDLPPIHEIMPLMLQDKKNVGNEISFSLLDGVGKCSFDELIDLKWIDESFQYYQNLK, from the coding sequence TTGAAAATACCAGCCTACATCACGCTCACCGACGACCCTGCGAATAAGCTTCAATCGCTTTTGGAAACCTTTAAACCGGACAAAATCGCTTATCTGGTGGATGAAAACACCAGGGAACATTGCCTCCCCTTGTTGAGAGTGGGTGGGGATGCTGAAATCATCCAAATCCATAGTGGCGAGATCTTCAAAAACCTCAATAGCTGTGAACTCATCTGGGCGGCACTCACCACGAGCGGCTTTAGCCGAAAATCTATGCTGGTCAATGTGGGTGGAGGAGTAATTGGCGATATGGGCGGATTCGCTGCATCTACTTATAAGCGGGGAATTCGGTTTATCAACATCCCCACTACACTGCTGGCCGCTGTTGATGCCAATATCGGTGGGAAATTGGGAATCGATTTTCGGGGTTTCAAAAATCACATTGGTGTCTTTAATGACCCGGATGCGGTAGTCATCTCCGATTTATTTCTAAAAACACTGCCCGAGCGAGAGCTCCGATCCGGCTTTGCAGAGGTGATCAAGCATGGACTCATCTACGACAAGGATTATTTCCACCAAATCAGCCAATCCAGTTTCCCCAATCTTAACTGGACTGAGGTGATTAAGCGGTCGGTGGAAATCAAAAGTGAGGTGGTAGCTCAAGATCCCCGTGAGGCCGGGCTCAGGAAAATCCTAAACTTTGGCCACACCCTGGGGCACGGTATTGAAACATGGTATCTCAACTCCAGACAGTCACTACTGCATGGGGAAGCCATTTCTATTGGGATGATTCTGGAGGGCTTTCTGGCCAATAAACTGGAGAAGCTGAGTATCTCTGATCTGAATGAGGTGTCTAACTATCTCATTTCGGTTTTCGGGAAATTTGATTTACCTCCTATCCATGAGATTATGCCGCTGATGCTACAGGACAAAAAAAATGTAGGCAATGAAATTAGTTTCTCATTGCTGGATGGGGTGGGTAAGTGCTCTTTTGATGAGTTAATTGACCTGAAGTGGATCGATGAATCGTTCCAATATTATCAAAACCTCAAATAA
- a CDS encoding proline dehydrogenase family protein, with translation MSENSKINFEDTATAFAHKSTARLRKSHFVFSTMNYPWVVKLGTSVTSAALKMRLPVKGLIRNTLFDQFCGGESIEGSEPRMILLAQSNVKTILDYSVEGEASEDGYDEAVEEALRVSEYAKQHVSIPFCVLKMTGIASTRLMERKQKGEQLTPQEEKRFDRVLERIDTIVGRAVQNDMKFMIDAEESWIQDVIDRITYDLMLKYNKEKPYVYNTYQLYRHEALANMKAGFEEVTKAGCYFAAKLVRGAYMEKERDRAEEKGYPDPIQTNKKETDYDYNQALQFAIEHIDKFALCAGTHNEESCQLLVNLMDTHSIKKSDDRVYFAQLLGMSDNISFKLASLGYNVAKYVPYGPVEKVLPYLFRRADENTSIAGQSGREYSLIRKELKRRRSKS, from the coding sequence ATGTCAGAAAATTCAAAAATCAACTTCGAAGATACGGCAACTGCATTTGCGCACAAGAGTACCGCCAGGCTCCGGAAGTCTCATTTTGTGTTCTCTACCATGAATTACCCCTGGGTAGTGAAGTTGGGTACCTCTGTGACAAGCGCAGCTCTCAAGATGCGTCTGCCTGTAAAAGGCTTGATCAGGAATACTCTTTTTGATCAGTTTTGTGGCGGAGAATCGATAGAAGGGAGCGAGCCTCGAATGATTTTATTGGCCCAGTCCAATGTGAAGACGATCCTGGATTATTCAGTAGAGGGTGAAGCCTCTGAGGATGGCTACGACGAAGCTGTGGAGGAGGCGTTGCGTGTTTCTGAATATGCCAAACAGCATGTAAGCATACCCTTTTGTGTACTCAAAATGACGGGGATAGCTTCTACCAGATTGATGGAAAGGAAGCAAAAGGGAGAACAACTCACCCCTCAGGAGGAGAAGCGCTTCGACAGAGTACTCGAACGAATAGACACCATCGTGGGAAGGGCTGTGCAGAATGATATGAAATTTATGATTGATGCGGAGGAGTCCTGGATACAGGATGTAATCGACCGCATTACCTATGACCTCATGCTGAAATACAATAAGGAAAAGCCTTATGTGTACAATACTTATCAGTTGTACAGGCATGAAGCGCTGGCCAACATGAAGGCCGGTTTTGAAGAAGTGACCAAAGCGGGTTGCTACTTTGCGGCCAAGCTGGTGCGAGGTGCCTACATGGAAAAGGAGAGGGATAGAGCCGAGGAGAAAGGTTACCCGGATCCGATTCAAACCAACAAGAAGGAAACAGATTACGATTATAACCAGGCACTGCAGTTTGCCATTGAGCATATCGACAAGTTTGCACTCTGTGCTGGTACCCATAATGAAGAATCCTGTCAGCTACTGGTGAACCTCATGGACACCCACAGCATAAAGAAATCTGATGACCGGGTGTATTTTGCACAGCTTCTGGGAATGAGCGATAATATTTCCTTCAAACTGGCTAGTCTGGGCTACAATGTGGCCAAGTATGTGCCGTATGGCCCGGTAGAAAAAGTGTTGCCCTATTTATTCAGAAGGGCCGATGAGAACACCTCTATAGCTGGTCAGAGCGGCCGGGAGTATAGCCTGATCAGAAAGGAATTGAAAAGAAGACGAAGTAAATCATAA